One window of the Procambarus clarkii isolate CNS0578487 chromosome 27, FALCON_Pclarkii_2.0, whole genome shotgun sequence genome contains the following:
- the LOC138369189 gene encoding leucine zipper protein 4-like produces the protein MAFYSEITDEGICFRDDLQFQERYEDKEHGYEDKEHGYEDKEHGYEDKEHGYEYKEHGYEYKEHGYEDKEHGHRVREHGYDDKEHGYKDKEHGYCDKEHGYCEKEHGYEDKETKSMDMWTRSMGMRTRNIDKRTRSMDEHVYEDKVHGYEYKEHGYEDKEHGYKLGDHGYDDKEHGYEDKEHGYCDKEHGYEDKEHGYEDKEHGYCDKEHGYEDKVHGYEDTEHGYED, from the exons gatatgaggacaaggagcatggatatgaggacaaggagcatggatatgaggacaaggagcatggatatgaggacaaggagcatggATATGAGTACAAGGAACATGGATATGAGTACAAAGAACAtggctatgaggacaaggagcatggACATAGGGTCAGGGAGCATggatatgacgacaaggagcATGGATATAAGGATAAGGAGCATGGATATTGCGACAAGGAGCATGGATATTGCGAGAAGGAGCAtggctatgaggacaaggaaacAAAGAGcatggatatgtggacaaggagcatgGGTATGAGAACAAGGAACATAGATAAGAGGACAAGGAGCATGGAT GAGCATgtctatgaggacaaggtgcatggatatgagtacaaggagcatggctatgaggacaaggagcatggATATAAGCTCGGAGACCATggatatgacgacaaggagcatggatatgaggacaaggagcatggATATTGCGACAAGGAGCAtggctatgaggacaaggagcatggatatgaggacaaggagcatggATATTGCGACAAGGAGCAtggctatgaggacaaggtgcatggatatgaggacacggagcatGGATATGAGGATTAA